In one window of Helianthus annuus cultivar XRQ/B chromosome 17, HanXRQr2.0-SUNRISE, whole genome shotgun sequence DNA:
- the LOC110869984 gene encoding uncharacterized protein LOC110869984: MFATGLLQLQAKGWWDAYSKEIGEDKVQVLTWQEFKEPFLKYHCPQSAIDRIQEDFLLLCQKKETIDEITNTFPDKLKFCKEIAGTERMKINRYHGMLKAEYQEFIIPAKCETLNELINIARDREIELRRQVERGEKRVSENVPSSSPSKKQKFQDQSKKDKAKGSIPKCKTYWKLHTGECLKGKKGCYNCGQDGHPYYRCPNPSRTCYNCFQPGHIKAECPKLQ; the protein is encoded by the coding sequence atgtttgCCACCGGTTTGTTACAACTCCAAGCTAAAGGCTGGTGGGATGCTTATAGTAAAGAGATTGGGGAAGACAAAGTTCAAGTCTTGACATGGCAAGAGTTCAAGGAACCTTTTCTAAAGTACCACTGTCCGCAATCTGCCATTGACAGGATCCAAGAAGATTTCTTACTTCTCTGTCAGAAAAAAGAAACCATTGATGAAATCACCAACACTTTCCCTGACAAGCTGAAATTTTGTAAAGAAATAGCAGGAACGGAAAGAATGAAGATAAACCGCTATCATGGTATGTTGAAGGCTGAATATCAGGAGTTCATAATTCCCGCTAAATGTGAAACCTTGAATGAGCTCATTAACATAGCCCGAGATAGGGAGATTGAACTAAGAAGACAGGTAGAAAGAGGTGAGAAGAGAGTGTCTGAGAATGTTCCTAGCTCAAGTCCGTCGAAGAAACAGAAATTTCAAGATCAGAGCAAGAAGGATAAGGCGAAGGGTAGCATTCCGAAATGCAAAACGTACTGGAAGTTACACACGGGGGAGTGCTTGAAAGGGAAGAAGGGCTGTTACAATTGTGGTCAAGATGGACACCCATACTATAGGTGTCCTAATCCTTCCAGAACGTGCTATAACTGTTTCCAGCCGGGTCATATTAAGGCTGAATGTCCCAAGCTTCAATAG
- the LOC110869983 gene encoding uncharacterized protein LOC110869983, translating to MAGSDEANSHPAEGNNTRIKITGVELQAMITAAVTQAVDAKFKEPSVVRSQTHSKSHSHSHTHKKREKGAIDCMKWLDEMEIVIDISECAKEDIVMFVSQSFKGDALTWWKALVQATRKVPLYNLSWNKFVDLVKDTYCPQHEVERIETDFLTLVMKDLDCRSYMTSFNSMSRLVPYLVTPEPKRIARFIGGLAPEVKGNVKASKPATYRSAVDLSLSLTLDVVRSRAKKVTDEGKRKREEDKSPQSNKKGKGNSGSKKGQSNDRPRRKICHKRHFGKCNQDPQAKPCGICKKKGHKSVECRNIKDATCYGCNEKGHIKTNCPKNAKKPEEAKKYNARVFQMNAKEAVNDENVITGMDWLSHNQAQISCDKKLVIIKTPSGESVTIQGYTQYGLPSNVSILKVSQCLKSGCVIYMAQVSVNEPKPKIEDIPIISEYLDVFPDELPGLPPERQVEFRIDILPGSAPIARAPYRLAPTEMKELRTQLDDLLEKGFIHPSSSPWAAPIL from the exons ATGGCTGGCTCGGATGAAGCAAACAGTCATCCTGCAGAAGGCAACAACACCAGGATTAAAATCACTGGTGTCGAACTGCAAGCAATGATCACCGCAGCAGTTACTCAGGCGGTGGATGCTAAATTTAAAGAGCCAAGTGTTGTTCGGTCTCAAACTCATTCAAAGTCCCATTCTCATTCTCATACTCATAAGAAAA GAGAAAAGGGAGCAATCGATTGCATGAAATGGTTGGACGAGATGGAGATTGTGATAGACATCAGCGAATGTGCTAAAGAGGATATAGTGATGTTTGTGTCACAATCCTTCAAGGGCGATGCCCTCACTTGGTGGAAAGCATTAGTGCAAGCCACTAGGAAGGTTCCTTTGTACAATCTTTCATGGAACAAGTTTGTTGATTTGGTTAAGGACACCTATTGCCCTCAGCACGAAGTCGAACGGATAGAGACTGATTTCCTCACTTTAGTGATGAAGGATCTGGATTGTAGATCCTATATGACTAGCTTCAACTCAATGTCAAGGCTTGTACCATATTTAGTCACTCCTGAACCCAAACGCATTGCacgtttcatcggtggtttggcCCCTGAAGTAAAAGGGAATGTTAAGGCCTCTAAGCCAGCCACTTATAGATCTGCTGTGGatctatctttgtccctcactctggatgttGTGAGGAGTAGGGCAAAGAAGGTTACCGATGAAGGGAAGAGGAAAAGAGAGGAAGACAAGTCTCCTCAGTCAAACAAAAAGGGCAAAGGGAACTCTGGTTCCAAAAAGGGGCAGTCAAATGATAGGCCCAGGCGCAAGATATGTCACAAAaggcactttggaaagtgcaaccAAGACCCACAGGCTAAACCATGTGGGATCTGCAAAAAGAAAGGGCACAAGTCTGTTGAGTGCCGAAATATTAAAGATGCAActtgctatggttgcaatgaaaaggggcacatcaaaaccaattGCCCCAAGAATGCCAAAAAGCCTGAGGAGGCAAAGAAATACAATGCAAGAGTTTTTCAGATGAACGCGAAGGAAGCGGTGAACGACGAgaacgtcataacag gcatggattggttgtcgcataaccaagcccaaatttcTTGTGATAAAAAGCTAGTTATTATCAAAACCCCTTCTGGTGAATCTGTCACTATTCAAGGATATACACAATATGGGTTGCCCAGCAACGTGTCAATTCTCAAGGTATCGCAGTGTTTGAAGAGcggatgtgtcatttacatggcacaagtgtcTGTGAATGAACCAAAGcccaagatcgaagacattccaaTTATTTCTGAATATCTTGATGTCTTCCCTGatgaattacctggattacctcctgagaggcaagtagagttcaggATAGACATTCTCCCAGGATCAGCACCTATTGCACGAGCTCCTTATCGTCTAGCACCTACAGAGATGAAAGAACTCAGAACTCAATTGGACGACTTACTGGAAAAAGGTTTCATTCatcccagttcttcgccttgggcaGCTCCaatact GTAa
- the LOC110869982 gene encoding leucine-rich repeat extensin-like protein 3 translates to MAAYDWYFTPSYHNSPAQPPLVEPQLQAVSPPPLPVEEPPQQPPQPPPEPPRRRRNARISVRGGPRFSSPQGSSSYPPIPEDPQMGGPSNAVPENDPPPVSYAPPPPPMGFDNPIPTYPGSSGYNPFENPTGYPSDYGTHDPYLTAAQYHHLYPSSSYPPVYPTGYPVQGYQYPPYQQPPPPQQQQTQEILERLDRVEHEANKTKKQHSSFLKGLASLIKGKKK, encoded by the coding sequence ATGGCCGCGTATGATTGGTACTTTACTCCTTCGTACCATAACTCTCCTGCTCAACCACCTTTGGTTGAACCCCAGCTTCAAGCAGTTTCACCTCCACCACTTCCTGTTGAGGAGCCACCTCAACAGCCACCTCAGCCACCTCCCGAGCCTCCGAGGCGAAGGAGGAATGCGCGGATATCCGTGCGAGGAGGACCTCGTTTCAGTTCTCCTCAGGGTTCAAGTTCTTACCCTCCTATTCCCGAGGACCCCCAAATGGGTGGACCCTCAAACGCGGTGCCAGAGAACGATCCTCCGCCAGTTTCTTatgcaccaccgccaccgccaatgggttttgacaacccaatcccaACTTACCCAGGTTCTTCTGGGTACAACCcttttgaaaacccaacgggatATCCATCGGATTATGGAACTCATGATCCGTACCTTACAGCTGCACAATACCATCATCTTTACCCTTCTTCTTCTTACCCTCCAGTTTATCCAACTGGATACCCGGTGCAGGGTTATCAATACCCGCCTTACcagcaacctcctcctccccaGCAGCAGCAAACTCAGGAGATCCTGGAAAGGTTAGATAGGGTTGAGCATGAGGCAAACAAAACCAAGAAGCAGCATAGTAGCTTTCTCAAAGGCCTTGCGAGCCTAATTAAGGGCAAGAAGAAATAG